In one Streptomyces sp. NBC_01241 genomic region, the following are encoded:
- a CDS encoding helix-turn-helix domain-containing protein translates to MSPDAEDGHAIEVHLDRLLVERGMTLAELASRVGVTNVNLSILKNGRAKAIRFTTLTRICEVLECQPGDLLSYRPTDG, encoded by the coding sequence ATGTCACCCGATGCCGAGGACGGCCACGCCATCGAGGTGCACTTGGACCGCCTCCTCGTCGAACGGGGCATGACACTGGCCGAGTTGGCCTCCCGCGTGGGCGTGACCAATGTCAATCTGTCCATCCTCAAGAACGGACGCGCCAAGGCCATCCGCTTCACGACCCTCACCCGCATCTGCGAGGTGCTGGAGTGCCAGCCGGGCGATCTTCTCAGCTACCGGCCCACGGACGGATGA
- a CDS encoding winged helix-turn-helix transcriptional regulator: MGTLRRPGAYVCGIDAAMDVIGGKWKVLILWALNEQVCRFGELRRMVPGITEKVLTSHLRELEEDGIVHREVHAEVPPRVEYSLTPLGVGLNEALRPLGAWGRENILVDAEQPLP, translated from the coding sequence GTGGGGACCCTACGGAGGCCGGGGGCGTACGTCTGCGGGATCGACGCGGCGATGGATGTGATCGGCGGCAAGTGGAAGGTGCTGATCCTCTGGGCGCTCAACGAACAGGTGTGCCGTTTCGGTGAGTTGCGCAGGATGGTGCCCGGTATCACGGAGAAGGTGCTCACGTCACATCTGCGGGAGCTGGAGGAGGACGGCATCGTGCACCGGGAGGTGCATGCGGAGGTGCCGCCGCGCGTCGAGTATTCGCTGACCCCGCTGGGCGTCGGACTCAACGAGGCGCTGCGGCCGCTCGGCGCCTGGGGGAGGGAGAACATCCTCGTGGACGCCGAGCAGCCGCTGCCCTGA
- a CDS encoding DUF4287 domain-containing protein: MTDAVKGPASYFPSIEKKYGRPVAEWKDLIRSSPLTKHVEIVNWLKSEHGLGHGHANALVAHTLAEDKST, encoded by the coding sequence ATGACTGATGCGGTGAAAGGCCCTGCCAGCTATTTCCCATCGATCGAGAAGAAGTACGGCCGCCCGGTAGCGGAGTGGAAGGACCTCATCCGGTCCTCGCCGCTGACGAAGCACGTGGAGATCGTCAACTGGCTCAAGTCCGAGCACGGCCTGGGCCACGGGCACGCCAACGCCCTGGTCGCACACACGCTCGCCGAGGACAAGAGCACGTAA
- a CDS encoding NAD(P)-dependent oxidoreductase: MTDNAFEKSPLTLLGLGAMGTALARAWLAAGHPLTVWNRGPGRAEPLAAEGATVAGTVAEAVAASGLVVVCLLDDSSVDETLTGIDLAGKDLVDLTTSTPAQARARAALARERGARFLDGGIMAVPPMIGAPGSGAYVFYSGSRALFDAHRAVLAVPAGTSYVGEDAGFAALHDVALLSAMYGMFAGVAHAFALIRKENIEPTAFAPLLADWLLAMTPSVHAAAAQLTEGDYTQGVVSNLAMQVAGSATLLRTAEEQGVSNELLTPYLALLERLLADGRGNESTTGAVDLLALRAT, from the coding sequence ATGACTGACAACGCCTTTGAGAAGTCGCCGCTCACTCTCCTCGGGCTCGGTGCCATGGGTACCGCACTCGCCCGCGCCTGGCTCGCCGCCGGGCATCCGCTCACCGTCTGGAACCGCGGTCCGGGCCGTGCCGAGCCGCTCGCCGCCGAGGGGGCGACCGTCGCCGGGACCGTGGCCGAGGCGGTGGCGGCGAGCGGGCTCGTCGTCGTCTGCCTGCTCGACGACTCCTCGGTCGACGAGACCCTGACCGGCATCGACCTGGCCGGAAAGGATCTGGTCGACCTCACCACCTCCACCCCCGCCCAGGCCCGCGCCCGCGCCGCCCTGGCCCGCGAGCGCGGGGCCCGTTTCCTGGACGGCGGGATCATGGCGGTCCCGCCGATGATCGGCGCCCCGGGCTCCGGCGCCTACGTCTTCTACAGCGGCTCCCGCGCCCTCTTCGACGCCCACCGCGCCGTCCTTGCCGTACCGGCCGGCACGTCCTACGTCGGCGAGGACGCCGGCTTCGCCGCCCTGCACGATGTGGCGCTGCTGAGTGCGATGTACGGGATGTTCGCCGGCGTCGCGCACGCGTTCGCCCTGATCCGCAAGGAGAACATCGAGCCGACGGCGTTCGCCCCGCTCCTCGCCGACTGGCTCCTCGCCATGACGCCCTCTGTGCACGCGGCCGCCGCCCAGTTGACCGAAGGCGACTACACACAAGGCGTCGTATCCAACCTCGCCATGCAGGTCGCGGGCAGTGCCACACTCCTGCGCACGGCCGAGGAACAGGGGGTCAGCAACGAGTTGCTGACGCCGTACCTGGCCCTGCTGGAACGCCTCCTCGCGGACGGGCGGGGCAACGAGAGCACAACGGGGGCGG